Proteins from a single region of Bremerella sp. JC817:
- the pglZ gene encoding BREX-2 system phosphatase PglZ, giving the protein MLSPQQVRSLVEDKWQRDIDALAVGLHVAPSLIGPNEVDFEFGKAKVVRADTVFEVREALLTAEKEKRRLVLLTGLQQNDLGHDVVGRLARSRLFAVDHWASLCSLFKAKELDRAILDPAIAQALMEYAPPDGYPPVSAGLLDAGTVWRAICRHVFDMGEREPDLVSLLLWASSEKGTKRYQKAGDEVCASLRRRLIHNLGDPADSILRFLESNAGPDALALAVACQVVFGLGDDSTLDAAAARMEQYHGNKPLPKATGRTLGKVAVDAISDLDRHDDPRIAQQHLQRADELLKQFICEEYAYRSTLTRLSFEQRLGRLGHAIQAAVKKTTDETITACESRLEDIAEHRFAKLGRNKDQVSKAEMAVRLIRWLKTPNTAPTSFADRASYHVREMSFVDWAREPLCRGEDVADLSSAYQLLDQTVLQRREEISHSFAKSLADWSSVGSKDAGVLGVEDVLNKVVSKVVEAGNKVLLVVLDGMSWAICHELLEDIRQDHWFESTLDESNVLPAPVIATIPSVTNFSRASLLSGALAKGDQNLERKNFEANKALSEVCEKKSPPILFHKQQLTEGNRGAISAELSAKLTSPQHKVVGVVINAIDDRLSNAQQVIENWSISRISPLRALLRLARDSGRVVILASDHGHVWHRPDGKYRPYDESSRWRSNDGKCGDDEIVLTGSRVIAGDKSVIVPWTEKVYYGRQQNGYHGGATPQEMVCPLILLTDKTSAYSGLYRCEYPKPDWWSAAPVASPEVEEPQVTITVPVKVGPPTLFDMESDEKPVAKPTKEEKKGTKAGADWIAALFKSQAYKDQKTMIRRHPVEDEVLQMCLSALDSSGGIMTPAAFAKAADVPMARLDGLVVKMQRVLNVDGYEILTLDRTENRVELNVAKLKRQFDLD; this is encoded by the coding sequence ATGTTGAGTCCTCAACAGGTTCGTTCCCTCGTGGAAGACAAGTGGCAGCGAGACATCGATGCTCTGGCTGTCGGTCTGCACGTTGCGCCCTCATTGATCGGGCCGAACGAAGTTGATTTCGAGTTCGGCAAAGCCAAGGTGGTTCGGGCCGACACGGTGTTCGAAGTGCGTGAAGCCCTGCTGACCGCCGAGAAGGAGAAACGCCGCCTTGTCCTGCTGACCGGACTTCAGCAGAACGATCTGGGCCATGATGTCGTGGGCCGCTTGGCTCGCAGTCGGCTGTTCGCCGTCGATCACTGGGCCAGTCTGTGTTCGCTGTTCAAGGCCAAGGAACTGGATCGTGCGATTCTTGATCCCGCCATCGCTCAAGCGTTGATGGAGTACGCACCACCTGACGGCTATCCCCCAGTTTCAGCCGGTTTGCTGGATGCCGGAACCGTCTGGCGAGCGATCTGCCGTCATGTCTTCGACATGGGAGAACGTGAACCCGATCTGGTGTCGCTGCTGCTCTGGGCGTCTTCGGAAAAAGGAACCAAGCGATACCAGAAGGCCGGTGACGAAGTGTGCGCCAGCCTGCGGCGTCGGCTGATTCACAACCTTGGTGATCCTGCCGACTCGATTCTGCGGTTCCTTGAAAGTAATGCGGGACCGGACGCACTGGCGTTGGCCGTGGCCTGTCAGGTGGTCTTCGGATTGGGCGATGACTCCACCCTCGATGCCGCTGCTGCTCGCATGGAGCAATACCACGGAAACAAGCCGCTGCCCAAGGCCACTGGTCGGACGTTGGGGAAAGTGGCCGTCGATGCGATCTCCGATCTCGACCGGCATGACGATCCCCGCATCGCTCAACAACATTTGCAGCGGGCCGACGAGTTGCTGAAGCAGTTCATCTGTGAGGAGTACGCCTACCGCAGCACGCTCACCCGACTCTCGTTTGAGCAACGACTGGGGCGACTGGGCCACGCCATCCAAGCAGCCGTTAAGAAGACCACGGACGAGACCATCACCGCCTGTGAGTCTCGCTTGGAAGACATCGCCGAACATCGCTTCGCCAAGCTGGGTCGAAACAAAGATCAGGTCTCCAAGGCTGAGATGGCCGTGCGGTTGATCCGCTGGCTGAAGACGCCGAACACTGCTCCTACCTCGTTTGCAGATCGAGCGAGTTACCATGTTCGGGAGATGTCGTTCGTCGATTGGGCACGGGAGCCGCTGTGCCGTGGCGAAGATGTAGCGGACCTGTCGTCGGCGTATCAGCTTCTTGACCAGACCGTGCTTCAACGTCGGGAAGAGATCAGCCACTCCTTCGCCAAGTCGCTGGCCGACTGGTCGTCGGTTGGTTCGAAGGATGCTGGCGTTCTCGGTGTCGAGGACGTGCTGAATAAGGTCGTCAGCAAGGTCGTCGAAGCTGGCAACAAAGTGTTGCTGGTGGTTCTGGACGGCATGAGTTGGGCGATCTGCCACGAACTGCTGGAGGACATTCGGCAGGATCACTGGTTCGAATCCACTCTGGACGAGTCCAACGTACTTCCAGCGCCCGTCATCGCCACGATTCCCAGCGTCACCAACTTTTCTCGGGCCAGCCTTCTGTCTGGGGCGCTCGCCAAGGGAGACCAGAACCTCGAACGGAAGAACTTCGAAGCGAACAAGGCGCTCTCCGAGGTTTGCGAGAAGAAGTCTCCCCCGATTCTGTTCCACAAGCAGCAGTTGACCGAAGGCAACCGGGGAGCGATCTCTGCTGAGCTTTCGGCAAAGCTCACATCTCCTCAGCACAAGGTGGTGGGCGTCGTCATCAACGCCATCGATGATCGACTGAGCAATGCCCAACAGGTCATCGAAAATTGGTCGATCAGCCGGATCAGTCCGCTGCGTGCGTTGCTGCGACTGGCTCGTGACTCAGGCCGAGTCGTGATCCTCGCCAGCGATCATGGCCATGTCTGGCATCGCCCGGATGGAAAATACCGTCCTTACGACGAGAGCAGCCGGTGGCGCAGCAATGACGGCAAGTGCGGTGACGACGAGATCGTCCTGACCGGCAGTCGAGTCATCGCCGGAGACAAATCGGTGATCGTCCCGTGGACCGAGAAGGTCTATTACGGTCGCCAGCAGAACGGTTATCACGGTGGAGCGACCCCGCAGGAAATGGTCTGTCCGCTGATCCTGCTGACCGACAAAACCAGCGCCTATTCCGGCCTGTATCGGTGTGAGTATCCCAAGCCTGACTGGTGGTCGGCGGCTCCGGTTGCCTCGCCCGAAGTCGAAGAGCCGCAGGTCACGATCACGGTTCCCGTCAAGGTTGGTCCGCCGACACTTTTCGACATGGAGTCGGACGAGAAGCCGGTCGCCAAACCGACGAAAGAGGAGAAGAAGGGAACAAAGGCAGGTGCCGATTGGATCGCTGCGCTCTTCAAGTCGCAGGCGTACAAGGACCAGAAGACGATGATCCGCCGTCACCCGGTCGAAGACGAGGTGTTGCAGATGTGCCTGTCGGCCCTCGATTCCAGTGGTGGCATCATGACCCCTGCGGCCTTTGCCAAAGCCGCCGATGTCCCGATGGCCCGGCTCGACGGTCTGGTCGTCAAGATGCAGCGAGTGCTGAATGTCGATGGATACGAGATTCTGACGCTGGATCGCACCGAGAACCGTGTGGAATTAAACGTTGCCAAGTTGAAACGCCAGTTTGATCTGGACTAA
- a CDS encoding SMEK domain-containing protein gives MLKRKELLEYIGIQLAHLKATVATLNAVHFFDLNVVAEDFFTHLLNAVYGYSLVNLNHEDLNKAAIDLGDCSARLAVQVTSQRNKAKIQKTLDKFAEHGLVDDYDKLKVLIIGDRTGDYPTLQVPAGVSFSGSSDVIDIDGLMKNISELETTELTTIAALIRREVSDTAATHTELGNKLDEIAATQREMLKRQEKESTKSGEISESVGELRKVVSSFSETMLPDAMASVHQGVLDLARDYLKDNKPTQVLELLEKQKATIWPTANGPTKARLLCTMGGAKLALGSETEAAHLFLEARQYNPNDEKVLSNVAVAYLLLGDDENAADSAEEVLQRNPVNFQAYSVLIQSSDEPLDKLVERVPEHCRTNSEVALALGFVARRRGDSTSAREWLQLAVDNDADNHPDIKGTLGETILHSYTGNPLSPVRIEQLNEESRSDLQYVVELLSNACDALHDDNALRLRVTWLLNAAIASRLLGNDQDAAKYLTRAKQVTPEHPAVLYQSALAAREDGDLSAAIDIAQSIGACDELPQIPLIVVQLLWQANRTDEAIKEANTFIKSSPSEELAFSARQILVELLMEQGRLAEARQLSEEIVASAPTDVSALVSASQVLRAMGESDDANGTLDKAYRVSSASTPATHQFLLGNELGATGRWVEAATVFERVVDTTADSPLTRKYIHACYQASLLNKALVVCRTLREAAGPLEFVTDVEVSILQEIGDLASARSVCEELIEAFPDNEKRRVQVAVIFLRQHDDVALDAFLDNPPDWRQLPIECGQQIAQLYAARKRYREAIQLLYEMRRVHSVGKVHLQYLQTFLSDINKHDWLEVHECGVDVAVCVKDSNDELQWYVIEDREGADVARGELSPSHPLAKALLGKKPGDTVLLKESPMSSEQGVITEIKNKYVHAFHESGKVLEVRYPDQAGGFVAMKMKPGEEGVKELLTKLEKQQDERQQVITQAHSLYASHPLPIGAVARFLQCDIIQAWSHLTEHEDGKVICASGTAAESESAVQILDRESVKCVIDPVSLMTIHALSLADEVVSTVGRLGIAQATIDLLTDTLHKRSAISRRGFMTLTKEGQHFVRREVTEADVESYLLSLETLIKWIDDNCDILPWSPELSTKREERKELLELIGDESLDTILAASDPARALYSDDLRLRQLAKADFNVDGLATQPILLRAVEAGIIDREKYNKAVVRLAAAGYLHTRIDGEALLEAARQADWSLAFPFVSITWLLRGPDCDENAAIQVVADFLKQLWAQPMLPRSTDYLVFRLLDELGTGRDVFQVTEKLLSSVNQRFLVNPIAQSEVAKLIVAWRSMRIL, from the coding sequence ATGTTGAAGAGGAAAGAACTGCTTGAGTACATCGGCATCCAACTCGCCCACCTGAAGGCGACAGTTGCCACACTAAATGCTGTTCACTTCTTCGATCTCAATGTGGTTGCGGAGGACTTTTTCACTCACCTGCTCAATGCGGTCTACGGATACTCGTTGGTCAACCTAAACCACGAAGACTTGAACAAAGCTGCAATCGATCTAGGAGACTGCTCTGCACGACTCGCCGTTCAGGTAACGTCTCAACGGAATAAGGCCAAGATTCAAAAAACTTTAGACAAGTTTGCTGAGCATGGCCTCGTAGATGACTACGACAAACTGAAAGTCCTCATCATTGGGGATCGCACGGGTGACTACCCGACTCTCCAAGTTCCAGCAGGAGTCTCGTTCTCTGGTTCAAGCGACGTGATCGACATTGATGGACTGATGAAGAACATCAGTGAACTTGAAACCACAGAGCTTACGACAATCGCCGCTCTGATTCGGCGAGAGGTTTCCGATACAGCCGCCACACACACCGAACTAGGAAACAAGCTCGACGAGATCGCAGCTACCCAGCGAGAAATGTTGAAGCGACAAGAAAAGGAATCAACAAAGTCGGGAGAGATCAGCGAATCAGTTGGAGAACTCCGCAAGGTCGTCAGTTCGTTTTCGGAGACGATGCTCCCTGACGCTATGGCGTCTGTTCATCAGGGGGTCTTGGACCTTGCTCGTGACTATCTCAAGGACAACAAGCCGACCCAAGTATTGGAGTTACTTGAGAAGCAAAAGGCCACGATATGGCCAACAGCAAACGGGCCAACAAAGGCGAGGCTGTTATGCACGATGGGTGGTGCGAAGCTTGCGCTCGGCTCAGAGACCGAAGCGGCGCACTTGTTTCTTGAAGCACGTCAGTACAACCCCAATGACGAAAAAGTGCTTTCGAATGTCGCCGTGGCGTATCTCCTGCTGGGAGATGACGAGAACGCTGCGGATTCTGCCGAAGAAGTGTTGCAGCGCAATCCAGTGAACTTTCAGGCGTATTCAGTCCTGATCCAATCCAGTGACGAGCCGCTCGATAAACTGGTCGAGCGAGTACCTGAACATTGTCGCACAAACTCGGAGGTGGCGCTGGCTCTCGGGTTCGTTGCCCGGCGCCGAGGAGACTCGACTTCCGCCCGAGAGTGGCTTCAGCTTGCAGTGGACAACGATGCGGACAATCATCCTGACATAAAGGGAACTCTTGGAGAGACGATTCTTCATTCTTACACAGGAAATCCGCTGTCGCCTGTTCGGATCGAACAACTCAATGAGGAAAGTCGCTCCGATCTTCAATACGTCGTCGAATTGCTCAGCAACGCCTGTGATGCGCTTCACGACGATAATGCGCTTCGACTGCGGGTCACATGGCTTCTGAACGCTGCCATAGCCAGTCGTCTACTTGGCAACGATCAGGATGCAGCCAAATACCTTACCCGAGCAAAACAAGTTACCCCAGAACATCCAGCCGTCCTTTACCAAAGCGCACTCGCCGCCCGTGAAGACGGCGATCTCTCAGCCGCTATTGACATAGCCCAGTCGATTGGAGCCTGCGACGAACTGCCGCAAATTCCGTTGATTGTCGTCCAGTTGTTGTGGCAGGCCAACCGCACCGACGAGGCCATCAAGGAAGCGAATACCTTCATAAAATCGTCTCCCTCTGAGGAACTGGCCTTCTCAGCACGACAAATACTCGTGGAACTTCTCATGGAGCAAGGCCGGTTGGCGGAGGCTCGTCAACTGTCAGAGGAGATTGTTGCATCTGCCCCCACGGACGTAAGTGCGCTCGTTAGTGCTTCTCAAGTTCTTCGGGCGATGGGTGAGTCAGATGATGCCAACGGCACCTTGGACAAGGCGTACAGGGTTTCGTCAGCAAGTACGCCAGCAACCCATCAATTCCTCTTGGGGAATGAACTCGGAGCGACGGGGCGCTGGGTTGAGGCTGCAACAGTGTTCGAACGAGTTGTAGACACGACGGCAGATTCTCCACTCACACGAAAGTACATCCATGCCTGCTATCAAGCTAGTCTGCTGAACAAGGCGCTTGTCGTGTGCAGAACGCTGCGAGAGGCCGCTGGACCGCTGGAATTCGTCACCGATGTCGAGGTGTCCATTCTCCAAGAGATTGGCGACCTAGCATCGGCCCGCTCAGTCTGTGAGGAACTGATTGAGGCGTTCCCAGATAACGAGAAGCGGCGAGTACAGGTTGCGGTGATCTTTCTTCGCCAGCACGACGATGTGGCTTTGGATGCGTTCTTGGACAACCCACCGGACTGGCGGCAGCTTCCGATTGAATGCGGTCAACAGATTGCTCAACTCTATGCCGCCCGAAAGCGATACCGTGAGGCGATTCAACTCCTTTATGAAATGAGGAGAGTTCACTCGGTTGGCAAGGTACATCTCCAGTACCTTCAAACATTTCTTTCCGACATCAATAAGCACGACTGGCTCGAAGTGCATGAGTGTGGCGTTGATGTCGCTGTGTGCGTAAAGGACTCGAACGACGAGCTTCAGTGGTACGTCATCGAAGATCGAGAGGGAGCCGATGTCGCCAGAGGGGAACTTTCGCCAAGCCACCCGTTGGCAAAGGCGCTTCTCGGAAAGAAGCCGGGCGACACAGTATTGCTGAAAGAGTCGCCGATGTCCTCGGAACAGGGGGTCATAACCGAAATAAAGAACAAGTACGTTCACGCATTTCACGAATCCGGCAAAGTATTGGAAGTGCGGTATCCAGATCAGGCTGGTGGATTCGTGGCGATGAAGATGAAGCCGGGAGAGGAGGGGGTGAAGGAACTCCTGACGAAGCTCGAAAAGCAACAAGACGAACGACAGCAGGTCATTACTCAAGCACATTCTTTGTATGCCTCACATCCCCTGCCCATCGGTGCCGTCGCCCGTTTCCTCCAATGCGACATCATTCAGGCGTGGAGTCACCTGACCGAACACGAAGACGGCAAAGTAATCTGTGCGTCTGGCACAGCAGCAGAGAGTGAGTCAGCGGTTCAGATTCTTGATCGGGAAAGTGTGAAGTGTGTAATTGATCCTGTCTCGTTGATGACCATTCACGCTTTATCTCTGGCCGATGAGGTTGTGTCCACAGTAGGGCGGCTCGGGATTGCTCAGGCGACAATCGACTTGCTGACTGATACGCTTCATAAGCGGAGTGCGATCAGCCGCAGAGGGTTCATGACGCTGACCAAGGAGGGACAGCACTTCGTGCGCCGTGAGGTAACAGAAGCGGATGTGGAGTCTTATCTCCTGTCCCTTGAGACGCTCATCAAGTGGATCGACGACAACTGCGACATTTTGCCGTGGTCGCCAGAATTGTCCACGAAGCGAGAGGAACGCAAGGAGTTGCTCGAACTCATTGGGGACGAAAGCCTCGACACAATTTTGGCCGCCAGCGATCCTGCTCGGGCCTTGTACTCAGACGATCTTCGTCTGCGTCAACTGGCAAAGGCCGACTTCAACGTCGATGGTCTCGCAACCCAACCAATTCTATTGAGAGCAGTTGAAGCAGGCATCATTGATCGAGAGAAGTACAACAAGGCCGTGGTTCGGTTGGCTGCGGCTGGCTATCTTCACACGAGAATCGACGGCGAAGCACTTTTGGAGGCAGCACGGCAAGCTGACTGGTCGTTGGCCTTCCCTTTCGTGAGTATCACTTGGCTACTTAGAGGGCCTGACTGTGACGAAAACGCCGCCATCCAAGTTGTCGCAGACTTCTTAAAGCAGTTGTGGGCGCAGCCGATGCTTCCACGGTCAACAGACTACCTTGTATTCCGTCTTTTAGATGAACTTGGAACGGGGCGGGATGTTTTTCAGGTTACGGAGAAGCTGCTTTCGTCGGTCAACCAGCGATTCCTCGTAAACCCCATCGCCCAGAGCGAGGTGGCGAAGCTAATCGTGGCATGGAGATCAATGCGAATCCTGTAG
- the brxD gene encoding BREX system ATP-binding protein BrxD → MEISPERRREIIAALRKGTVPQRGLDFLAVGLQRFENVISEELDDVAQGSAIFKAVRGEYGCGKTFFARWVQEYAKKKGFATAEVQISETETPLHRLETVYRRAMEQLSTPDCFLGAFRSVIDGWFYGLEEDVLAEGTVDPQDEKALANRADELLEQRLGEITRATPQFASALRAYRTSQRAGDHATAEGLAGWLAGQPHIAAAIKREAGIKGDVDHFAALSFLRGLLLILKDSGYSGLVLVLDEIETIQRVRSDVREKGLNALRQLIDDIDGGRFPGLYLAITGTPAFYDGPQGIQRLEPLAQRLHVDFQTDARFDNPRAVQLRLTTFDHDRLVEVGTKVRELFAADCKAPSRVRSLAGNDYIDSLARSLAGKLGGKVGIAPRLFLKKLVADVLDRIDQYDDFDPLQHYQLTVTSNEMTNVEREAQAQNVDDIELDV, encoded by the coding sequence ATGGAAATCAGCCCCGAACGACGCCGAGAAATCATCGCTGCCTTGCGAAAAGGCACGGTGCCCCAACGTGGACTCGATTTCCTCGCTGTCGGCCTGCAACGTTTTGAAAACGTGATCTCCGAAGAACTCGATGACGTGGCTCAGGGGAGTGCGATCTTCAAGGCCGTGCGAGGCGAATACGGCTGCGGCAAGACGTTCTTCGCTCGCTGGGTGCAGGAGTACGCCAAGAAGAAAGGCTTTGCGACTGCTGAAGTTCAAATCTCCGAGACAGAGACTCCGCTGCATCGACTGGAGACTGTCTATCGCCGAGCGATGGAACAGCTTTCGACGCCTGACTGTTTCCTCGGAGCGTTCCGGTCGGTGATCGACGGCTGGTTCTACGGACTCGAAGAGGACGTTCTGGCCGAGGGCACTGTCGATCCTCAAGACGAGAAAGCGCTGGCGAACCGGGCTGACGAACTTTTGGAACAGCGCCTCGGTGAGATCACTCGGGCGACACCCCAGTTCGCTTCGGCCCTGCGTGCGTATCGAACGTCACAACGGGCAGGAGATCATGCGACAGCGGAAGGTCTGGCCGGTTGGCTGGCCGGGCAACCGCACATTGCCGCCGCCATCAAACGAGAAGCCGGGATCAAAGGCGATGTGGACCACTTTGCCGCTCTCAGCTTCCTGCGAGGACTGCTGCTCATCCTGAAGGACTCTGGTTACTCAGGATTGGTGCTGGTACTGGACGAAATCGAGACCATTCAGCGAGTCCGATCCGACGTGCGTGAGAAGGGACTCAACGCACTGCGGCAGTTGATCGACGACATTGATGGCGGACGGTTCCCCGGCTTGTACTTGGCCATCACGGGGACGCCAGCCTTCTACGACGGGCCACAAGGCATTCAACGGCTGGAACCACTCGCTCAACGGCTGCATGTGGACTTCCAGACTGACGCTCGCTTCGACAACCCCCGAGCCGTGCAGTTGCGGCTGACGACGTTCGATCACGACCGGCTGGTGGAAGTCGGAACAAAGGTGCGTGAACTGTTCGCTGCCGACTGCAAGGCTCCAAGCCGAGTGCGGTCGCTGGCGGGCAACGACTACATCGACTCACTGGCACGGTCGCTGGCCGGGAAGCTGGGTGGCAAAGTTGGCATCGCCCCTCGACTGTTCCTGAAGAAGCTGGTCGCCGACGTGCTGGACCGGATCGACCAGTACGACGACTTCGATCCTCTACAGCATTACCAGTTGACCGTGACGAGCAATGAGATGACGAACGTGGAGCGAGAAGCACAGGCCCAAAACGTGGACGACATCGAGTTAGACGTGTGA
- a CDS encoding DEAD/DEAH box helicase, which produces MNAFDRLHPALQHHIVNSLGWRELREVQSLSIDAFLTGANLVILAPTAGGKTESAFFPVISQMLEESWSGISVLYVSPIKALLNNQEQRLDKYLRLVGRQAALWHGDTPQGERRRIIAEQPDCLLTTPESLEVLLVSQKVDHHQFFSNVRVVVIDELHAFAGDDRGWHLLSVFARIGKIAGRDIQRIGLSATVGNPTEMLGWLSSGSERPQQVVWPKGSDSKTPDVQLDYVGSLANAAKVISLLNQGEKRLVFCDSRSRVEQLAVSLRQYGVDTFVSHSSLGLDERRQAEEAFAQRQNCVIVATSSLELGLDVGDLDRVIQIDAPGTVSSFLQRMGRTGRRSNTTRNCLFLATNDEGLLRGAALIELWQRGYVEPVQAPPCPYHILAQQLMALILQERGIGKSQWFSWVERVPGFAQLPPERVAELVEFMIAKGILWSDNGILAFAPEGENTFGRQNFMDILSVFTSPPLFTVMSGQKELGNVHESTFYKREEGPAILVLAGRSWKTKHLDWKRRIAHVEPTDEKGRSRWLGEGQMLSHAVCQSIRRILASDADEPAWSRRAVQQFTELRDEHPWVSADATSLVQMPNGQVRWWTFAGGVANTLLADALKPHCDVKSDNLSLSFPTASSLDTVVEYVNGIQPEAISPIPNIDAMENLKFSECLSPGIAAEVFVSRFDDRVGVAQAIEERKRIVAHKE; this is translated from the coding sequence GTGAATGCCTTCGACCGACTACATCCTGCACTCCAACATCACATCGTCAATTCTCTCGGTTGGAGAGAGTTGCGAGAAGTGCAGTCGTTGTCCATCGACGCATTCCTGACCGGGGCCAACCTCGTCATTCTTGCACCCACGGCTGGTGGGAAAACCGAGTCAGCGTTCTTTCCTGTGATCTCCCAGATGCTCGAAGAGTCGTGGTCGGGCATCTCAGTTCTCTACGTCAGTCCGATCAAGGCGTTGCTTAACAATCAGGAACAGCGTCTCGACAAATATCTGCGCCTTGTTGGACGGCAGGCGGCGCTGTGGCACGGAGATACTCCGCAGGGCGAACGGCGACGGATTATTGCGGAACAACCGGACTGCCTCCTGACCACTCCAGAGTCGCTGGAGGTTCTGCTTGTCTCGCAGAAAGTCGATCATCACCAGTTCTTCAGCAACGTACGGGTCGTGGTCATCGACGAGCTTCACGCCTTTGCCGGTGACGACCGTGGCTGGCACCTCCTGTCGGTCTTTGCCCGAATCGGGAAGATCGCAGGCCGAGACATTCAGCGGATCGGCCTCTCGGCCACAGTCGGCAATCCCACAGAGATGCTCGGCTGGCTGTCATCGGGTTCCGAGCGTCCCCAGCAAGTCGTCTGGCCGAAGGGAAGCGACTCGAAAACACCCGATGTCCAACTGGACTATGTGGGATCGTTGGCGAATGCCGCCAAGGTCATCAGCTTGCTGAACCAAGGTGAGAAGCGTTTGGTGTTCTGCGACAGTCGCTCCCGTGTCGAGCAGTTGGCGGTGTCGCTTCGACAGTACGGTGTGGATACGTTCGTCTCTCACAGTTCACTCGGACTGGATGAACGTCGTCAGGCCGAAGAAGCCTTCGCCCAGCGTCAGAACTGTGTGATCGTGGCCACCAGTTCGCTGGAACTCGGCTTGGACGTTGGTGATCTCGACCGGGTGATTCAGATTGATGCTCCCGGTACGGTGTCATCCTTCCTGCAACGGATGGGGCGCACGGGCCGACGATCAAACACGACACGCAACTGTCTGTTTCTGGCGACCAACGACGAGGGGCTGTTACGGGGAGCGGCACTGATCGAACTGTGGCAGCGGGGCTACGTCGAGCCGGTTCAGGCTCCACCGTGTCCCTACCACATTCTGGCTCAGCAGTTGATGGCATTGATCCTTCAGGAACGAGGGATCGGCAAGTCTCAGTGGTTCTCGTGGGTCGAACGTGTCCCCGGCTTCGCCCAGTTGCCACCAGAGCGGGTCGCCGAACTCGTGGAGTTCATGATCGCCAAGGGCATTCTGTGGAGCGACAACGGCATCTTGGCATTCGCCCCCGAAGGAGAAAACACATTCGGGCGTCAGAACTTCATGGACATCTTGTCGGTCTTCACTTCGCCGCCGCTGTTCACAGTGATGTCCGGGCAGAAGGAACTGGGCAACGTCCATGAATCGACCTTCTACAAGCGTGAGGAAGGCCCGGCGATTTTGGTGCTGGCTGGTCGAAGCTGGAAAACAAAACATTTGGACTGGAAGCGCCGGATCGCTCACGTCGAGCCAACTGACGAAAAGGGTCGATCACGCTGGCTCGGTGAAGGCCAGATGCTCAGTCACGCCGTCTGCCAGAGCATCCGCCGCATCCTCGCCTCTGATGCAGATGAACCAGCTTGGTCACGCCGGGCCGTGCAGCAGTTCACCGAACTGCGTGACGAACACCCGTGGGTCTCAGCGGATGCCACGAGCCTCGTGCAGATGCCCAACGGTCAGGTCCGCTGGTGGACATTCGCAGGAGGCGTGGCGAACACATTACTCGCTGATGCACTGAAACCACACTGCGACGTGAAGAGCGATAACCTCTCGTTGAGCTTCCCCACGGCATCATCGCTGGACACGGTTGTCGAGTACGTCAACGGCATCCAGCCCGAGGCCATCAGCCCCATTCCGAACATCGACGCCATGGAGAACCTCAAGTTCTCCGAATGCCTCTCACCCGGAATCGCCGCCGAGGTGTTCGTGTCACGGTTTGATGATCGAGTGGGGGTCGCACAAGCGATAGAAGAACGAAAAAGAATCGTTGCCCACAAGGAATAG